The following proteins come from a genomic window of Bactrocera tryoni isolate S06 chromosome 1, CSIRO_BtryS06_freeze2, whole genome shotgun sequence:
- the LOC120772181 gene encoding mitochondrial dicarboxylate carrier has product MSSTKTQRQGRWYFGGIASAGAACCTHPLDLIKVTLQTQQGKLSVLQLTVKVVREQGVFAFYNGLSASVLRQMTYSMTRFGIYESGKQQINTDTFLGKITLAGLAGTAGGIVGTPADMVNVRMQNDVKLPPEQRRNYKNAIDGLIKVYRHEGFTRLFSGATTATGRGVLMTIGQIAFYDQIKAMLLDTPYFKDDLATHFSASLAAGAIATTLTQPLDVLKTRSMNAKPGEFKGLWDIVKFTARLGPLGFFKGYIPAFVRLGPHTIITFVFLEQLRLNFGILPKVEASVVAAQ; this is encoded by the exons ATGTCCAGTACAAAGACACAACGTCAAGGTCGTTGGTATTTCGGTGGTATTGCCAGTGCCGGTGCCGCTTGCTGTACACATCCGTTGGACTTGATAAAGGTGACGTTGCAAACACAGCAGGGCAAATTGTCTGTGTTACAGCTAACCGTTAAAGTTGTGAGGGAACAAG gAGTTTTCGCATTCTACAATGGCTTGTCTGCTTCCGTCCTTCGTCAAATGACATACTCAATGACGCGTTTCGGTATTTATGAATCAGGAAAGCAACAAATCAATACCGATACATTCCTCGGCAAAATCACCCTTGCAGGTTTGGCTGGCACTGCCGGTGGTATTGTCGGCACTCCGGCCGACATGGTGAATGTACGCATGCAAAACGATGTCAAATTGCCGCCAGAACAGCGCAGAAA CTACAAAAATGCGATCGATGGTTTAATCAAAGTATATCGCCATGAAGGATTCACACGTCTATTTTCGGGCGCTACCACCGCCACCGGCAGAGGAGTTCTTATGACAATTGGCCAAATAGCATTCTATGATCAA ATCAAAGCAATGCTGCTGGACACACCCTACTTCAAGGATGATTTGGCAACACATTTCAGTGCATCATTGGCGGCTGGCGCAATTGCGACAACTCTGACACAGCCACTAGATGTGCTGAAGACACGTTCCATGAACGCTAAACCGGGTGAATTCAAGGGCTTATGGGATATTGTCAAGTTCACAGCGCGTTTGGGTCCGCTCGGCTTTTTCAAGGGCTACATACCGGCATTTGTGCGCCTAGGTCCACACACAATTATCACATTTGTTTTCTTGGAACAATTGCGTTTAAACTTTGGCATTTTGCCAAAAGTAGAGGCTTCCGTCGTGGCTGCACAATAA